GCATAAATCTATACATCCGTTAAGCTCATCAAGAGAACTTCCCGTCTGGCTTATAAACAAAGTGTCATTATAGCAATAAGAAATATTGCCGAAAAAAGAATCAACAAGCTTAAGATCAACCATAAGTTTCCCTGCTTCGACCAAAGCATCAAGTACTTGTGCGTCCGAATTAAACGGAGCCTGCTTCAAACCGGGAGCGGAAATTTCCGGTGGGCTGACAAATTTTATTATATTTTCGAAAATCCTTTTAAAGTTTTTATCGGCTTTGTTTGATTTTACCGCATAAAGAAAATCCGAGAAAAACTTAACAAAACATGAAAAGCAAACAGACGAATATGTTATAAATGCCTGCTCAATGCTTACTGTGCCTGTAGTAATAATGCCGTAATCAGGGATAATAACGCATTTTCTGTTTTTAAGCTTTGATATTATTTCATCGATATTGAATGTAAAAGATACGGGAAGATCATGAAAAAAAGTTTTGGTTTCGCAATCAGTTGGCTGTATTGTCCCATCTGAGTTTTTTGCAAGACAATTTATGATGGAAAAATAGGGTTCTTTGGGCTTTGAAAATATGAGCGAGTTAATATTTAAACTATAAAATATTTTCTCAAGAATCCCGGTTGCCTTATCTTTTTTATTCCATTTGATATCTGCATCCAGCATTCCGAGAAGAGCGGTGTTTTTTTCTACAAGCCCGCTTTTTTCAAGTTTTTTTTCATATTTTGATAGTACTTGTTTCATATTTTAAAGCCCAAGTTCTTTTGCCGTTTCGGCAATGGGTAATCCTTTCTTATCAAGACCCCGGGCCTTGTAATAATTTGTTCTTGCTTTTAAAAAACTTTTACGGTCAATCGGGCTTATATTGATATCAGATCCTTTATAGCCATAAGAATTAAAAAAACGGGAAGGCAGATCATCGTCTTTTGCCGAAAAACCGTTTGCAGCATTTGTCATTCGCTCATTGTAGCAAATACGTTCTCCTGCCTTTATTAATTCATTGGCTGTTAAGTTTATTCCTGTTACCGCATGAAAAACACCGGCGTATTCTTCCATGGAAGCTGAAAAAAATACGAATCTGCATACTGCAAGTGAATCGATTACGGCATTTATATCTTCACTGTTTTTTATTATCCTTGCCTTTCCTTCAAAGCTGAACCTGTCTATTGCTACGGGTTTTCTTAAAATTTCATAGCTTATCGGGTATGCGCTCAAATGGCATCCTCCCCTTGTAGAAACAGCATAGGCCAAAGCCATTCCATAAGCTCCGCGCGGGTCATAGGAAGAAAGCTCCTGGTTTTTTACTGCCATTGCGGTATCAGGACAACCCCTCATCTTTGCATATCTTGCAGCGCCCAGACCAAGAAATTCGCCTTCTCCTTTTTTGCCGGCTATATCGGAAAGAAGTTTTAATATTTCGGAAGGGCTTAGTTTTTTCTCGTTAATTTCCGAAAAGCAAGCAAGAGTTGATGCTGCTGAAATTGTATCCATTCCGCTTTCACAGCAGAATTTGTTTGCAGAAATCACTGTTTCAATATCGGTATTACCGATTAATGCAGAAAAATGGGAAAGAGTTTCAAACTCCGGTATGCCTGTACCGTTTGGCATAATTTTTTTGCACATTATATTGCATTCCGCACAGCCCTTGTCTTTTGGGGAGTATAATTGTTTTAATAAAGGCGCATTAAGCAAATGCGCGTCTTTAAAATAAGTATGCCTGAAATTATCGGCAGGCAACATACGCCTGTCATTTATAAGATCAAAAAGAGCTGCCGTTCCGAATTTTGAAATCCCGAAATTACCTGAAAGCACTGGAGAAGCAGAAACCAATCTTAAAATATCTTCTTTTGATTTTTCAAGTTCTTTACTATCGGATATCTTTGTTTTCTTTGTACCTTTAACAGTAATGTATTTCAGATTTTTTGCCGCAAAACAAAGCCCAAGCCCGTTTCTGCATCCGGCAATATTGCCGTCAAAAATTATATTTGAAAATAAAACACCGTTTTCTGCGGCAGGTCCGATTACAGCGCTTGAGCCTTTATCTTGCAATAAAGATGTAGTTTTGTCAGTATTTATTCCGGCAAGGTGAGAAGCCGAAGTTATATTTATTTTACTGTTATGGATTTCTAAGCCACAAAGCGTATCGGATTTGCCGGTAATTAAGATTCCGTCAAATCCTGCTTTTTTAAGCTGGGATCCGAAATCTCCTCCAACGGATGCATCGCCGACAGTTCCTGTAAGCGGAGATCGGGACATAACATTTATAAATCCTGAAAAGGGAGATGTAGTATTTGCAAGAGGGCCGGTAAAAAGAAGAACAGGCATATCAGGATTATTCCAGTTAAGAGTGATGTGCTCTTTAAGAAAATATCCGGCAAGACCTCTTCCGCCGATAAACTTTGTCAGAATATCAGGATCGGGAGTAATGGTTTTAAATCTTTTTGTCCCAAGATCTATTTTAAGTATTTTGCCGCACCATCCGATCATATGCTTTATACCTTATCCGAAAGAAGTATATCCAATAATATGATAATAAACACATTATGCATAATCCTTCAAGAGCATTCATTAATAATTATTTGATTTATCATAGGTATTATTTTATAAGAAACGGCAGTTAACAGGTAGATTTGTTTAAAACCTTTAAAATTTTATATCTTATAAAATACTTAAGAAGCAGGATGTGCTAAACCATGAATTTGAATTTATATTGCAACAAGCAGCTAATGTGTAGAATGTAAGTAAAAAATATTTGGTGATTATGAATGCATCA
This is a stretch of genomic DNA from Pseudomonadota bacterium. It encodes these proteins:
- a CDS encoding class II aldolase/adducin family protein — its product is MKQVLSKYEKKLEKSGLVEKNTALLGMLDADIKWNKKDKATGILEKIFYSLNINSLIFSKPKEPYFSIINCLAKNSDGTIQPTDCETKTFFHDLPVSFTFNIDEIISKLKNRKCVIIPDYGIITTGTVSIEQAFITYSSVCFSCFVKFFSDFLYAVKSNKADKNFKRIFENIIKFVSPPEISAPGLKQAPFNSDAQVLDALVEAGKLMVDLKLVDSFFGNISYCYNDTLFISQTGSSLDELNGCIDLCPLDGSTCSGITASSEFPAHLEIIKKTGHRAILHGHPKFAVILSMDCDILNCSNKDLCHIKCPYERQINTIPVVSGEVGSGTCGLCNTVPEALIDKPGVIVYGHGIFTSGVKDFNEPFMNLLKIENNCYKEYFNRI
- a CDS encoding aldehyde ferredoxin oxidoreductase family protein, producing the protein MIGWCGKILKIDLGTKRFKTITPDPDILTKFIGGRGLAGYFLKEHITLNWNNPDMPVLLFTGPLANTTSPFSGFINVMSRSPLTGTVGDASVGGDFGSQLKKAGFDGILITGKSDTLCGLEIHNSKINITSASHLAGINTDKTTSLLQDKGSSAVIGPAAENGVLFSNIIFDGNIAGCRNGLGLCFAAKNLKYITVKGTKKTKISDSKELEKSKEDILRLVSASPVLSGNFGISKFGTAALFDLINDRRMLPADNFRHTYFKDAHLLNAPLLKQLYSPKDKGCAECNIMCKKIMPNGTGIPEFETLSHFSALIGNTDIETVISANKFCCESGMDTISAASTLACFSEINEKKLSPSEILKLLSDIAGKKGEGEFLGLGAARYAKMRGCPDTAMAVKNQELSSYDPRGAYGMALAYAVSTRGGCHLSAYPISYEILRKPVAIDRFSFEGKARIIKNSEDINAVIDSLAVCRFVFFSASMEEYAGVFHAVTGINLTANELIKAGERICYNERMTNAANGFSAKDDDLPSRFFNSYGYKGSDINISPIDRKSFLKARTNYYKARGLDKKGLPIAETAKELGL